The following coding sequences are from one Leptolyngbya sp. NIES-3755 window:
- a CDS encoding glutathionylspermidine synthase-like protein (similar to AA sequence:cyanobase_aa:LBDG_01800) has product MIRDFDEETLLEYGFPEETIRVVKFDRLIPFCMRLDWCWNEETGVHKVIEANVQTPSFWFECIEGNARVAEHFGMKPAEFGLKEVLSYSIAQQLQSAADWIGKSIDNCKIGLTTLNNTEDMGTMRWLNQFVSSERCTFPIEELRIKDHQSLFHEKTGEAIDILFMWYPLEWAIHDRDSNGVKLWDALEELILKRRIAIVNFAAAFSLQPKSIFALISDLGLDFFPTELAETVYEFFPKTAQTADEMGNTYFAKPVLGRQGEGCFSMINGEIGVQSANQDPWYTEQDYVYQELLDFPTLEIGGRSMTALWSTWLFDSSKFYKAAGVGLRVSEGKITDDYSYWCPIGIRT; this is encoded by the coding sequence GTGATTCGGGATTTCGATGAGGAAACGTTGCTCGAATATGGCTTTCCAGAAGAAACGATTCGGGTCGTGAAGTTCGATCGATTGATTCCGTTTTGTATGCGCTTGGATTGGTGCTGGAACGAAGAAACAGGCGTTCATAAAGTGATCGAAGCGAATGTTCAGACTCCAAGTTTCTGGTTTGAATGTATTGAAGGAAACGCTAGAGTTGCAGAACATTTTGGCATGAAGCCCGCCGAATTTGGACTGAAAGAGGTTTTAAGCTATTCGATCGCTCAGCAACTTCAATCTGCTGCGGATTGGATTGGAAAGTCGATCGACAACTGCAAAATTGGCTTAACTACGCTGAATAACACCGAAGATATGGGAACGATGCGCTGGTTGAATCAATTCGTTTCTTCAGAACGGTGCACTTTTCCGATCGAAGAACTTCGCATCAAAGATCATCAATCCCTATTTCACGAAAAAACTGGAGAAGCGATCGACATTCTCTTCATGTGGTATCCGCTGGAATGGGCGATTCACGATCGAGATTCTAACGGCGTGAAACTTTGGGATGCGTTGGAAGAATTGATCTTGAAAAGAAGAATTGCGATCGTAAATTTCGCGGCTGCTTTTTCACTCCAACCCAAAAGCATCTTTGCCTTGATCAGTGATTTAGGCTTAGATTTCTTTCCGACAGAACTTGCTGAAACAGTCTACGAATTCTTTCCAAAAACGGCTCAAACCGCCGATGAAATGGGCAATACTTACTTTGCGAAACCCGTTTTAGGAAGACAAGGAGAAGGCTGTTTTTCAATGATCAACGGCGAAATCGGTGTTCAAAGCGCCAATCAAGACCCTTGGTACACCGAGCAAGACTATGTTTATCAGGAATTGCTCGACTTTCCAACGCTTGAAATTGGAGGTCGATCGATGACTGCTTTGTGGAGTACTTGGCTATTTGATAGTTCTAAATTCTACAAAGCGGCTGGAGTTGGACTGAGAGTTTCTGAAGGCAAAATTACTGACGATTATTCTTACTGGTGTCCGATCGGAATTCGCACTTAA